The Opitutaceae bacterium nucleotide sequence ACGAACCAACAGTCCGGAGCGCTCCAGACAAGGGAGACTATCCTGACCCGCACCAGAGGATGGTCTTGTCAGCCAACTCCCGAGGGTGTAGCCACGGCAGTCTCTTGCCGTGTTCAATCGTGTATTCGCCCCAAGAGACTGGGGCGGCTACAAGAGACGGAGAGATTCGATCCCATTCCGCATCAGCATGGACCAAGGTCCAGCCCTACAGGAGGGATCGTTTTCCCTTTTGTGTCGGCGATCAAGGGAGCCAAAGGCATGACCCCGTGCACCCATCATTTTTCACGACATGGCCAAAGTAATTGAACGCAAGCCCCTGACCCTGGCCGAACGCACCTACCTCCCGCAGATAGTCAGCGGGCTGATGACGACCTTTGGCCAGCTCTTCAAGCCGAGCGTCACTCTGGAATACCCGGAGCAGAAGCCGCCCATCCCTCCCGGATACCGTGGCGTGCCGACGCTGGTCAAGGACCCCGATGGTCGGGAGAAATGCGTTTCCTGCCAGCTCTGCGAATTCGTCTGTCCGCCCAAGGCGATCCGCATCACGCCCGGCGAGATCACCGAGGGGCCCTACCAGCACGTGGAGAAGGCGCCGCAGGAGTTCGAGATCAACATGCTGCGGTGCATTTACTGCGGACTCTGTCAGGAAGTCTGCCCGGAGGAGGCCATCTTCCTGCAGGAGGAATACACTCTTTCCGGGTTCACCCGGGGCGAGTTCATCAACAACAAGGCCAAGCTTTATGAGCTGGGCGGAACCCTGCCGGACAAACACTTCAAGTGGGAGAAGAAACGCCAGGCGGCGGCCCACGGCAATGCGCACTGAGGGATTCGCATGACTGACATCCTTTTTTATTTCTTCGCCGTCCTCGCGATCGTCTGCGCCCTGCTGGTGGTCTTCAGCCGGAATGCGGTCAATGCGGCCATGTTCCTGATCGTCAGCTTTCTTTCGATGGCGGCGCTCTTTGTTCTTCTCGGCGCCTACTTCCTGGCTGTCCTGCAGGTCCTCGTCTATGCCGGCGCGGTCGTCGTCCTCTTCCTTTTCATCATCATGCTGCTCGATGTGAAAGGGGGGAAGAGGCATTCCTTCCGCCCGGTGACGGCTCTGGCCAGCGCCCTCGCCCTTGCCCTGATGGTCGGGGCCACCGTTCTCTTTTTCTCGCCGAGAAACCTCCCGTCTTCCGATGCCCCTGTCGTGGCGGCGGGCAGTTCCCTGAAGGCCTACGGCGAGCAATTGTTCACCACCTATCTCCTGCCCATGCAGGTGACGGGTTTCCTTCTTCTTGTGGCGATGATCGGGGTCATTGTCCTGAGCAAGCAGGTCCGGCCGGTCGGCCGCGGCGATTGAGCTTATTTGCTATGTCAGTAGGACTGGAAGATTACCTGGCGGTCAGTGGACTGCTTTTCGCAATCGGCTTCTTCGGCGTTCTCCTGCGCCGCAACACCCTGATCCTCTACATGAGCCTGGAGTTGATGCTCAACGCCTCGACCCTCGCCCTGGTGGCGTTCTCGCGCTTCAACGGCACGATGGACGGCAACGTCTTCGTCTTCTTCATCATCACGGTTGCTGCGGCCGAGGTGGCCGTCGGTCTGGCCATCATCGTCGCCCTCTTCCGCAAACGGCAGACCGTCCAGGTGGAACAACACAACGCGCTCCGCAACTGACCGTCGACATCCGCCGACCCGCATCCAACCCGAGGCCAAGATCTTCATGCAGCCGGAAACCCTCCTCCTGATCACCCTCTTTTCCCCCCTGGCGGCCGCGGCCGCAAACGCCCTTCTGCTGCGGCGTCGCGGAGCGGCGGCGGCCACCCTGAGCGTGGTCGCGGCGGGCATCAGCCTCGCCGCCGGGCTCACCGTCATCCTCGGGTCCGAGCCCTTTGCCGTGTCGGCCTCCTGGCTGACCATGGGCAACTTCTCCCTCGAACTCGGGTTTCTTTTCAACCCCCTTTCGGCGCTCATGCTCTTCGTGGTCGTCTTCGTCGGTTTCTTCATTCACGTATTCAGTCTCGGATACATGAAGGAGGATCCGGACCGGGGGCGTTTCTTCGGGGGGATGTCTCTGTTCATGTTTTCCATGATCGGGCTGACCCTGGCGGACAACCTGATCCTCCTCTTCATCTTCTGGGAGCTGGTCGGGTTGAGTTCCTATCTCCTGATCAGTTTCTATTTCGAACGCCCCTCGGCCGTGGCCGCAGGCAACAAGGCCTTCATCGTGAATCGGGTGGGGGACTTCGGGTTTCTCCTCGGCATTCTCTGGGCCTGGTGGGCCTACGGCACGGTCAACCTGACGGAACTGACCCATCTGGTCGGCGCCGATCCCCAGATCCTCGTCACCGGCATCGGCCTGCTCATCTTCTGCGGGGCGGTCGGCAAATCCGGTCAGATCCCTCTCCATGTCTGGTTGCCGGACGCGATGGAGGGTCCAACCCCGGTTTCCGCGCTCATCCATGCGGCCACCATGGTCGCCGCGGGCATCTACCTGCTCTGCCGGGCCGGGGCCATCATGACGGGCGATGCCCTCAACGTGATCATCTGGATCGGAGCGGCCACCGCGCTTTATGCCGGCTTCTGTGCCCTGCCCCAGAAGGACATCAAGAAGATCCTCGCCTATTCCACCGTCTCCCAACTCGGCTACATGGTGGCGGCGTTCGGCCTGGGCTCGAAACTGGCCCTGACCGGCGGTGATGCCCATGCGGTCCACGGCGCGGTCAACGGCGGTGTCGCCGCGGCCATGTTTCACCTGACCACGCATGCCTTCTTCAAGGCGCTTCTCTTCCTCGGGGCCGGCTCGATCATTCATGCCTGCCATCACGAGCAGAACATTTTCAATATGGGCGGGTTGGCCCGGAAGATGCCGATCACCTTCGTGACCTTCACCCTCGGCCTCCTCGCCCTGGTGGGTATCCCGCCCCTCGCGGGCTTTTTCAGCAAGGACGCCATCCTCGCCCTCGCCCTGGAAAACGGGGGACCGGTCTTCTGGGTCCTGGCCTTCGGCGCCCTCCTGACCGCCGCCTACATGACCCGCCTCTGGGTGGTCGCCTTTTTCGGGCCCCCCAAGACGGGTAACGCCGAGCACGCCAGGGAGAACGGTCTTGTCATGACGCTTCCCCTGATGGTTCTGGCGGTCGGGGCGGTCCTCGGCGGTTTTCGGGGTTTCTACCCGGCGGCCTTTTCCGACATACTCGGCGCGGTGCCGCACCCGGAGGATCCCACTTTCATCATCGGGGTTTCGGTTGCGGCGGGTCTCATCGGCATCCTCGGAGCCTTCTTCTTTTACCGGCCGGGTGCCCAGCAGGATCATCTGCAGCGTTCGGCGCCGGCGGTCTACGGATTCCTCTCGGCCAAGCTCTGGTTTGATGAGATCTATCTCTGGTATGTGGCCAAGGTGCAGCAGCGACTGGCTCATCTGCTGGCGTTTCTCGAGCAGGTCTTTGTCTCCGGGCTCATGGTCAGGGGGGCCGCGGGCCTGACCGGTCTTGTCGGTCTCGGTGCCAGAGCCCTTCATACCGGCTCCATCCACGGTTACGTATACTGGTTTTTCTTCGGACTGGTCGCCCTCTGGCTCCTCTCCGTTGGTCTATAGTCATGAACGACCCTGGCTCACTCCTTCTCCTTGCCTCGATCGGCGTGCCTTTTCTCGCCGGCATCATTCTGCTCGTGGGCGGCAGGCTTCCGCTCCCGGTGGTCCGTCTGATCGCCTGGGTCGGATTCGGCCTGCCCATGGTCGCCGCCTTTGTCCTCTGGGCCAACTATGCCCCGGAGACGGCGGGCGGGTATGACTTTGTCTCCCGCTATGCGACCGGATTGCAGGCCCTCGGAATCAGCCTGCATCTCGGCCTGAACGGAGTGGCCCTTCCGCTCTTTGTCCTGGCGGCGGTCGTCGGACTGGCGGCCGGGATTTATGCCGCCAATTCCGGAGCCGAGCGCCTTTCCCAATACCTGGCTCTCCTCCTCATCATGCAGGCGGGCCTGATGGGGGTGTTTGCCTCCATCGACGTCTTCTTCTTCTACCTCTTTCATGAGCTCGCGCTCATCCCGACCTTCATCATGGTCGGCGTATGGGGTGGACGTGACCGGCACTACGCGGCCATGAAGATGACGATCTACCTGACGCTCGGGGCGATGCTTTCCCTGGCCGGACTGATCGTCCTATACGTCAAGAGCGGGGCGGTCTCCTTTGATCTGATCGCCTTGCGCGATGCGCTGGCCGCTCGCCCCCTGGCCGATTCGGTCCAGGAAAACGCCTTCGGTCTTCTGCTTTTCGGATTCGGCATCCTCGTCTCCCTCTTCCCCTTCCATACTTGGGCTCCCCTCGGCTACGGGGCCGCCCCGTCCTCGGCCGCGATGCTCCATGCGGGCGTCCTCAAGAAATTCGGACTCTACGGACTTATTCAGATCGCCCTTCCCTTGATGCCGGTCGGGGCCCATCACTGGGCCGGGTTGCTGGCCTGGCTCGCCCTCGGCAATGTCATCCTCATCGGCCTGATCACCCTCGCGCAGCGGGATTTGAAACAGATGATCGGGTACAGTTCGGTCATGCACATGGGGTATGCCTTTCTCGGTCTGGCCGCCTTTTCGGTTCTCGGAGCGGGCGGGGTGATCCTCATGATGGTCGCCCACGGCCTGACCGTGGCCTTGCTCTTCCTCCTGGCCACCTGCGTCTATCATCGAAGCCAGACCTTCGATATGACCGAAATGGGCGGCCTTGTGAAAAAGGCGCCGGTCCTGGCGGCTTTCTTCACCTTCGCGGTTCTGGCCAGCATCGGGGTGCCTGGCCCGGGTCTGGCCAATTTCTGGGGCGAACTGCTCATCTTCCTCGCCGTCTGGGACTACCGGGCACTGGCCGCAGTCCTGCTGGTCTTCGGGATCATCCTCTCGGCCGTCTATGGCCTGCGGGCTGTCGGAAGGATCTTCCTGGGCACTCCGACCGAGGCCTTTCGCAAGACGATGGACGGCGAGATCAGGGATATGACCTGGGGCGAACGCCTGCCGGCCCTCCTTCTCATCGTGGTGCTTCTCGGCATCGGAATCTGGCCCCGTTCGCTGACCGACTCGGCCAATGCCAGCCTGAAGGACGCGTTCGCCGTCCCCGCCACCCGGCTGGTGGAAACCACCCGACCCTGAATCGACGATCATTTCAATGCCTCCCGCAATGGATTCCACCTTATTGATCGAGATCGCCCGGACCAATCAATGGGCGGCCATCTACCCGGAGCTTGTTCTCGGCGGCCTGGCTCTCGGCCTGCTCGCTCTTGAGCTTCTCCTGCCCCGTTCGCTCCATCGGATGATACCGCGGATCGCGGTCTGGGTTCAGGTTCTTCTGCTCGTCTATATCCTGCTCTTTGACTGGACCAACCGCTTCATCGGGATGGAGACTTTCGACGGCATGTTGCTTCACTCCGGTGCCGGGCAGATCATGCGGGTCTTCTTCATCCTCTGTTCCATCCTGGTCTGCTACCTCGGCCAGGTGGCCCTGGAGAGGCAGACGATGCCCCGGATCGAGTTCTTTCACATCGTCCTGGTGGTCTCGGCGGCCATGATGCTGCTGGCCCAGAGCAATCATTTCGTGATGCTCTTCGTGGCACTCGAGACGATCACGGTCGGTTTCTACGTCCTCGTCAGCTACTTCCGGCAGAATCCGGTCACCCTCGAGGCAGGCCTCAAGTACCTCGTTCTCGGTGCGCTCAGCTCGGCCATCCTGCTCTTCGGCATCGTTCTGCTCTACGGAGTCGGCGGATCGCCGGACCTCCCGGGCTCCAGCGCCACCTCGATGCACTTTGAGTCGCTCCGGATCTTCCTCGAGCAGAACAGCGACAATTCCCTGGCCATCGCGGGGGTTCTCCTGGTCGTGGCCGGCATCGCCTTCAAGGTCGGACTATTCCCGTTCCAGATCTGGATCCCGGATGTCTACCAGGGAGCCCCGACCCCGGTGACCGCCTTCCTCGCGGTCGGCTCGAAGGGTGCCGGTGTGGCCATCCTCGTCACCCTGGTCACCCGGGTTTTTCTG carries:
- a CDS encoding NADH-quinone oxidoreductase subunit I gives rise to the protein MAKVIERKPLTLAERTYLPQIVSGLMTTFGQLFKPSVTLEYPEQKPPIPPGYRGVPTLVKDPDGREKCVSCQLCEFVCPPKAIRITPGEITEGPYQHVEKAPQEFEINMLRCIYCGLCQEVCPEEAIFLQEEYTLSGFTRGEFINNKAKLYELGGTLPDKHFKWEKKRQAAAHGNAH
- a CDS encoding NADH-quinone oxidoreductase subunit J encodes the protein MTDILFYFFAVLAIVCALLVVFSRNAVNAAMFLIVSFLSMAALFVLLGAYFLAVLQVLVYAGAVVVLFLFIIMLLDVKGGKRHSFRPVTALASALALALMVGATVLFFSPRNLPSSDAPVVAAGSSLKAYGEQLFTTYLLPMQVTGFLLLVAMIGVIVLSKQVRPVGRGD
- the nuoK gene encoding NADH-quinone oxidoreductase subunit NuoK, with product MSVGLEDYLAVSGLLFAIGFFGVLLRRNTLILYMSLELMLNASTLALVAFSRFNGTMDGNVFVFFIITVAAAEVAVGLAIIVALFRKRQTVQVEQHNALRN
- the nuoL gene encoding NADH-quinone oxidoreductase subunit L; this encodes MQPETLLLITLFSPLAAAAANALLLRRRGAAAATLSVVAAGISLAAGLTVILGSEPFAVSASWLTMGNFSLELGFLFNPLSALMLFVVVFVGFFIHVFSLGYMKEDPDRGRFFGGMSLFMFSMIGLTLADNLILLFIFWELVGLSSYLLISFYFERPSAVAAGNKAFIVNRVGDFGFLLGILWAWWAYGTVNLTELTHLVGADPQILVTGIGLLIFCGAVGKSGQIPLHVWLPDAMEGPTPVSALIHAATMVAAGIYLLCRAGAIMTGDALNVIIWIGAATALYAGFCALPQKDIKKILAYSTVSQLGYMVAAFGLGSKLALTGGDAHAVHGAVNGGVAAAMFHLTTHAFFKALLFLGAGSIIHACHHEQNIFNMGGLARKMPITFVTFTLGLLALVGIPPLAGFFSKDAILALALENGGPVFWVLAFGALLTAAYMTRLWVVAFFGPPKTGNAEHARENGLVMTLPLMVLAVGAVLGGFRGFYPAAFSDILGAVPHPEDPTFIIGVSVAAGLIGILGAFFFYRPGAQQDHLQRSAPAVYGFLSAKLWFDEIYLWYVAKVQQRLAHLLAFLEQVFVSGLMVRGAAGLTGLVGLGARALHTGSIHGYVYWFFFGLVALWLLSVGL
- a CDS encoding NADH-quinone oxidoreductase subunit M, whose protein sequence is MNDPGSLLLLASIGVPFLAGIILLVGGRLPLPVVRLIAWVGFGLPMVAAFVLWANYAPETAGGYDFVSRYATGLQALGISLHLGLNGVALPLFVLAAVVGLAAGIYAANSGAERLSQYLALLLIMQAGLMGVFASIDVFFFYLFHELALIPTFIMVGVWGGRDRHYAAMKMTIYLTLGAMLSLAGLIVLYVKSGAVSFDLIALRDALAARPLADSVQENAFGLLLFGFGILVSLFPFHTWAPLGYGAAPSSAAMLHAGVLKKFGLYGLIQIALPLMPVGAHHWAGLLAWLALGNVILIGLITLAQRDLKQMIGYSSVMHMGYAFLGLAAFSVLGAGGVILMMVAHGLTVALLFLLATCVYHRSQTFDMTEMGGLVKKAPVLAAFFTFAVLASIGVPGPGLANFWGELLIFLAVWDYRALAAVLLVFGIILSAVYGLRAVGRIFLGTPTEAFRKTMDGEIRDMTWGERLPALLLIVVLLGIGIWPRSLTDSANASLKDAFAVPATRLVETTRP
- a CDS encoding NADH-quinone oxidoreductase subunit N, whose protein sequence is MDSTLLIEIARTNQWAAIYPELVLGGLALGLLALELLLPRSLHRMIPRIAVWVQVLLLVYILLFDWTNRFIGMETFDGMLLHSGAGQIMRVFFILCSILVCYLGQVALERQTMPRIEFFHIVLVVSAAMMLLAQSNHFVMLFVALETITVGFYVLVSYFRQNPVTLEAGLKYLVLGALSSAILLFGIVLLYGVGGSPDLPGSSATSMHFESLRIFLEQNSDNSLAIAGVLLVVAGIAFKVGLFPFQIWIPDVYQGAPTPVTAFLAVGSKGAGVAILVTLVTRVFLPMQGILLPVLGALAAATILFGNLAALTQRNTKRLMGLSGISHAGFILVGIIASVSVSWAGGAVIFYLFGYLFASFAVFAVITHLAGQDDTAQDLDHYLDLAKDQPFLGAVLAIGLGSLAGIPPLAGFIGKALIFVAAFQAGLYGLLAVAIAGVIISIYYYFGWIKAAFFDTWQLPGQEKPDSPAASVVISPYARLAMVGLTAATVILGLFQGSFGNWLLTAW